From a region of the Arachis ipaensis cultivar K30076 chromosome B09, Araip1.1, whole genome shotgun sequence genome:
- the LOC107617719 gene encoding methionine--tRNA ligase, chloroplastic/mitochondrial, which yields MAARMNTLSLLNPSHVSLRPRDSRFSHRPLRFYSSPNPNRRALFCTCSTTNGESFVLTTPLYYVNAPPHMGSAYTTIAADAVARFQRLLGKKVIFITGTDEHGEKIAAAAMAQGSTPLDHCNVISQAYKTLWKDLDISYDKFIRTTDSKHEAIVKEFYSRVLAKGDIYQADYEGLYCVNCEEYKDEKELLENNCCPVHLKPCDSRKEENYFFALSKYQKSLEEALNKNPNFVQPSFRLNEVQSWVKGGLRDFSISRASVDWGIPIPNDRSQTIYVWFDALLGYISALSDEQEQPDLLNAVSSGWPAALHLIGKDILRFHAVYWPAMLMSAGLSLPKMVFGHGFLTKDGMKMGKSLGNTLEPNELVHRFGTDAVRYFFLREVEFGSDGDYSEERFINIVNAHLANTIGNLLNRTLGLLKKNCQSTLVVDSTTAAEGNEFKDNVEKLVDKARMHYENLSLSSACEAVLEIGNVGNFYMDERAPWSLFKQGGTASEAAAKDLVIILETARIIAIALLPVTPSLSWRIYEQLGYSRDQFDAATWGDTKWGGLKGGQVMAQPKPVFARIENQTEDVDKGVAVGKTMKSKGKKMKQAQQVAGA from the exons ATGGCAGCTAGAATGAACACTCTCTCCCTTCTGAACCCTTCTCACGTCTCTCTGCGCCCCAGAGATTCTCGATTCTCTCACAGGCCCCTCAGATTCTACTCTTCTCCGAACCCTAACCGCAGAGCTTTGTTCTGCACATGCTCCACCACAAATGGCGAATCCTTTGTCCTCACAACCCCTCTCTACTACGTCAATGCCCCTCCCCATATGGGCAGCGCCTACACCACCATCGCCGCCGATGCCGTTGCTCGCTTTCAG CGACTATTGGGAAAGAAAGTTATATTCATTACTGGCACCGATGAACATGGAGAAAAAATTGCAGCTGCTGCAATGGCCCAGGGTTCCACCCCACTTGATCACTGCAATGTCATCTCACAAGCTTACAAGACACTGTGGAAAGAT TTAGATATTTCCTACGACAAATTCATTAGAACAACTGATAGTAAGCATGAAGCAATTGTGAAGGAATTTTATTCAAGAGTGCTCGCCAAAGGTGACATTTATCAAGCGGATTACGAGGGACTTTATTGTGTGAACTGCGAGGAATACAAG GATGAGAAGGAATTGCTTGAGAATAATTGCTGTCCTGTTCACCTAAAGCCATGTGATTCTAGGAAAGAGGAAAACTATTTCTTTGCACTTTCAAAATACCAGAAGTCATTAGAGGAAGCTTTGAATAAAAACCCGAATTTTGTGCAACCTTCTTTCCGTTTAAACGAG GTTCAAAGCTGGGTTAAAGGTGGCCTTAGGGACTTCTCTATTTCACGAGCATCAGTTGATTGGGGAATCCCTATTCCCAATGACAGAAGTCAAACTATATATGTATGGTTTGATGCTTTACTTGG CTATATATCAGCGCTATCTGATGAGCAGGAGCAGCCTGATCTACTAAATGCTGTTTCTTCAGGTTGGCCAGCTGCATTGCACTTGATTGGTAAG GATATTCTACGCTTCCATGCTGTTTACTGGCCAGCTATGCTAATGTCTGCTGGACTAAGTCTTCCTAAAATGGTTTTTGGGCATGGATTCTTGACAAAG GATGGCATGAAGATGGGAAAGTCACTAGGGAATACTCTTGAACCAAATGAATTAGTTCATAGATTTGGGACAGATGCAGTTAGATACTTCTTCCTCAGAGAGGTGGAATTCGGCAGTGATGGAGACTATTCAGAGGAACGCTTCATCAATATTGTGAATGCACATCTTGCCAACACAATCG GAAATCTTCTTAATCGTACACTGGGACTTCTAAAAAAGAACTGCCAATCAACTCTGGTGGTTGATTCTACTACTGCAGCGGAAGGAAATGAATTCAAAGACAACGTAGAGAAGCTG GTTGATAAAGCTCGTATGCACTATGAGAATCTTTCCCTGTCATCAGCTTGTGAAGCTGTTCTTGAGATTGGTAATGTTGGTAATTTCTATATGGATGAGCGAGCACCATGGTCTCTGTTTAAGCAAGGTGGGACTGCTTCTGAAGCAGCTGCGAAG GATCTTGTAATTATATTGGAGACGGCGAGAATTATTGCAATTGCATTACTTCCTGTTACACCGAGCTTGAGTTGGAGAATATACGAACAGCTTGGCTATTCCCGGGACCAATTCGATGCAGCAACTtgg GGAGACACAAAGTGGGGCGGGCTTAAAGGTGGCCAAGTCATGGCTCAACCAAAACCAGTCTTTGCAAGGATTGAAAACCAAACTGAAGATGTGGACAAAGGTGTTGCAGTTGGAAAGACAATGAAAAGTAAAGGCAAGAAGATGAAACAAGCCCAGCAAGTCGCCGGGGCTTAG